In Persicimonas caeni, a single window of DNA contains:
- a CDS encoding DUF58 domain-containing protein has product MIATSRLYWCLGGLAVWGLVAGILPAAFPLWVGACGVLLVAALADLLWLRRATPPTLEREVPDSLAVGVWTEVVLVLRSYERQTLDLELFDKPPSHCDLDGMPASLRLPGDKRARVRYALKANERGEHQFEPCDARIRGPLGLLFRQVEIGTFEDEQAQTFRVLPNFKAVSRYALMATADRVGELGIKKLRRRGSGMEFSHLRDYRQGDLSRQIDWKASARRSKLISREYEDERNQHIVFLLDCGRRMRARDEHDGGDKLAHFDHCLNASLLLSHVALKQGDSVALATFGGHELWVPRQKGPSGMNAILEQIYDLQTTTAPSDYSAAARRLAAVQRRRALVVVLTNLYDQDNAELLEAVSLLRQRHVVLVASLREAVTEQTLDEPIYHLDDALRVAAGHHYLSHRDKTHQELQGRGVMLLDVQPGELSVQLVNRYLAIKRAGML; this is encoded by the coding sequence GTGATTGCGACCTCACGGCTATACTGGTGCCTGGGCGGCCTGGCCGTCTGGGGACTCGTGGCGGGGATCTTACCGGCGGCGTTTCCGCTGTGGGTGGGCGCGTGCGGCGTGCTCTTGGTGGCGGCGCTGGCCGACCTCCTGTGGCTTCGCCGCGCCACGCCGCCCACGCTCGAGCGCGAGGTGCCCGACTCGCTGGCCGTGGGCGTGTGGACCGAGGTCGTGCTCGTGTTGCGCTCCTACGAGCGCCAGACGCTCGACCTGGAGCTGTTCGACAAGCCGCCGTCGCATTGCGACCTCGACGGCATGCCCGCCTCGCTGCGGCTGCCCGGCGACAAGCGCGCCCGAGTGCGCTACGCGCTGAAGGCCAACGAGCGCGGCGAGCACCAGTTCGAGCCGTGCGACGCGCGCATCCGCGGGCCGCTCGGCCTCTTGTTTCGCCAGGTCGAAATCGGCACGTTCGAAGACGAGCAGGCGCAGACTTTTCGGGTGCTGCCGAACTTCAAGGCGGTCAGCCGCTACGCCCTGATGGCCACCGCCGACCGCGTCGGGGAGCTGGGCATCAAAAAGCTTCGCCGCCGCGGCTCGGGCATGGAGTTTTCGCACCTGCGCGACTACCGCCAGGGCGACCTAAGCCGGCAAATCGACTGGAAGGCGAGCGCGCGGCGAAGCAAGCTCATCTCGCGCGAGTACGAAGACGAGCGCAACCAGCACATCGTCTTCCTGCTCGACTGCGGCCGGCGCATGCGCGCCCGAGATGAACACGATGGAGGCGACAAGCTGGCGCACTTCGACCACTGCCTCAACGCCAGTCTCCTGTTGAGCCATGTCGCCCTCAAGCAGGGTGACTCGGTGGCGCTGGCGACCTTCGGCGGCCACGAGTTGTGGGTGCCGCGCCAGAAAGGCCCCTCGGGCATGAACGCCATCCTCGAGCAGATCTACGACCTGCAGACGACCACCGCCCCGAGCGACTACAGCGCCGCCGCGCGCCGACTCGCCGCCGTGCAGCGGCGCCGCGCGCTCGTCGTCGTGCTCACCAACCTGTACGACCAGGACAACGCCGAGCTGCTCGAGGCGGTCTCGCTGCTGCGCCAGCGCCACGTCGTCCTCGTCGCCAGCCTGCGCGAAGCGGTCACCGAGCAGACGCTCGACGAGCCGATCTACCACCTCGACGACGCCCTGCGCGTGGCCGCCGGCCACCACTACCTGAGCCACCGCGACAAAACCCACCAAGAGTTGCAAGGCCGCGGGGTGATGCTGCTCGACGTCCAACCGGGCGAACTCTCGGTTCAACTCGTGAACCGCTACCTGGCGATCAAACGGGCGGGCATGCTGTAA
- a CDS encoding sensor histidine kinase, with the protein MTNSTMMQPQVCPPLPKGTILDLAPTDLKNLRQTRYDGRNKSASVEEFAPDARRTIEMAYEVTCELQELLRPLYKDTALAEEALQRFLENEDWSQPFGRLAKLRIPEAQRENDELRKVTHDIKGGALTALYGLLQLIELGVGQPEDIPQAYFLARDHAKIMRNALPDLDPPRYEADLNYKLHDVELIAEKWRGKRGREDGKKVEIRSHVEYEGAIATRCMEFSALDRVLYNVLNNAVRHTSGEAIFLSAVAVPQEHPHSLRFVVVNPIDAAQQAAINERTDGEPSRLFDPGVTTDSTGLGLTISSEFVAQAFGLAHAGEAVARQYLGATLVDDYFACWFHWPLVDD; encoded by the coding sequence ATGACCAATTCCACCATGATGCAGCCCCAAGTGTGCCCTCCGCTTCCGAAAGGGACCATCTTGGATCTGGCGCCCACCGATTTAAAGAATTTGCGCCAGACACGCTACGACGGGCGAAACAAGAGCGCCTCGGTGGAAGAGTTCGCGCCCGACGCGCGGCGCACCATCGAGATGGCCTACGAGGTCACCTGCGAGCTCCAGGAACTGCTGCGACCGCTCTACAAGGACACCGCCCTCGCCGAGGAGGCGCTCCAACGCTTTTTGGAGAATGAGGACTGGAGCCAGCCGTTTGGTCGCCTGGCGAAGCTTCGCATCCCCGAAGCCCAGCGCGAAAACGACGAGTTGCGCAAGGTCACTCACGACATCAAGGGTGGCGCGCTGACCGCGCTGTACGGTCTGCTCCAGCTCATCGAGCTCGGCGTAGGCCAGCCGGAAGATATCCCGCAGGCGTATTTTCTGGCGCGCGACCACGCCAAGATCATGCGCAACGCCCTGCCGGACCTCGACCCGCCGCGTTACGAAGCCGACCTCAACTACAAGCTGCACGACGTCGAATTAATCGCCGAGAAGTGGCGTGGCAAGCGCGGGCGCGAAGACGGCAAGAAGGTCGAGATCCGCTCGCACGTCGAGTACGAGGGCGCCATCGCCACGCGCTGCATGGAGTTCTCGGCGCTCGACCGCGTGCTCTACAACGTGCTCAACAACGCGGTGCGCCACACCAGCGGCGAGGCGATCTTTTTGAGCGCCGTCGCCGTCCCTCAAGAGCACCCGCACAGCCTGCGTTTTGTGGTGGTCAATCCGATCGACGCAGCGCAGCAGGCCGCCATCAACGAGCGTACCGACGGCGAGCCCTCGCGGCTGTTCGACCCGGGCGTGACCACCGACAGCACCGGCCTGGGGCTGACCATCAGCAGCGAATTCGTCGCCCAGGCCTTCGGGCTGGCACACGCCGGCGAGGCGGTCGCACGCCAATATCTGGGCGCGACCCTCGTCGATGACTACTTCGCCTGCTGGTTTCACTGGCCGCTGGTCGACGACTGA
- a CDS encoding response regulator transcription factor encodes MTHKILLIEDDFALGDELFESLDEEGFEVTWIKDGSEAYFEPVEEFDLVVLDLMLPGKHGFDVLKKYRTESDVPVIILTARRETHDKLRGFELGGDDFMTKPFLPEELLARIRARLRRPVMRREADRELGPLSIDFDTRKVEVDGEPVELTAVEFEVLAALARRPGMALSRRQLVERALPEESEGTERTLDVHVSRIRKKLGEAGKLVQTVWGIGYKLAEDGS; translated from the coding sequence ATGACACACAAGATCCTATTGATTGAAGATGATTTTGCCCTCGGCGACGAGCTGTTCGAGTCGCTCGACGAGGAGGGATTCGAGGTGACGTGGATCAAAGATGGCTCGGAGGCGTATTTCGAGCCGGTCGAGGAGTTCGATCTGGTCGTGCTCGACCTGATGCTGCCCGGAAAGCACGGCTTCGACGTGCTCAAGAAGTATCGCACCGAGTCGGACGTGCCGGTCATCATCCTGACCGCCCGGCGCGAGACGCACGACAAGCTTCGCGGCTTCGAACTGGGCGGCGACGACTTCATGACCAAGCCCTTTTTGCCCGAGGAACTCCTGGCGCGCATCCGCGCCCGGCTGCGCCGGCCGGTGATGCGCCGGGAGGCCGACCGTGAGCTCGGGCCGCTGTCGATCGACTTCGACACCCGCAAAGTCGAGGTCGACGGCGAGCCCGTCGAGTTGACCGCCGTCGAGTTCGAGGTGCTCGCCGCCCTGGCGCGCCGGCCGGGCATGGCGCTCAGCCGCCGCCAACTCGTCGAACGGGCGCTGCCCGAGGAGAGCGAGGGGACCGAGCGCACCCTCGACGTGCACGTGTCGCGCATCCGCAAAAAGCTCGGCGAGGCCGGCAAGCTCGTCCAGACGGTGTGGGGCATCGGCTACAAGTTGGCGGAGGACGGCTCGTGA
- a CDS encoding receptor L domain-containing protein, producing the protein MGCKSAPNSPPPSTDKTTKGATLHPPTRAKCVFPGGLVFTDDEQLDEFRHTNCTSIEGDLTIRGPKVTRITPLLELTDLRGTLRIVDTEKLENTDGLQNLERIDGSLIVERNQRLVELSWLDQLEELQGNLVIQSNPALESLPKLKTYEAPIGGDLRITDNPSLASLTGLEAIWRVEGDVVLRGLPVPSVEPIIPLIQIDGSVTLSDLPNVRGIDLTFGTIGGDLVLSGEMGFLPDCVIEHWRKANAQTIVKGTVFVDARNSTFVIDDSADMQHIRDFSCERTRGSIYVVGVDTTDLSTLGSLRQIEGDLVIRSNTHLESLAGLENLEAVGGDLHITHNPNLFSARQLNKLTRVEGELRFEKLPKLAAITGHAQLETVGRGLVIAENDSLTHLQAFRSLETVRGDLRIDSNWRLESIAQLDPKTITGDLRISHNPVLGSLGSLGRQTKVLGRVSIYPHTNLPEEQTQRFAKERSEAE; encoded by the coding sequence GTGGGGTGTAAGTCTGCGCCCAACTCGCCCCCACCCTCCACCGATAAGACCACCAAAGGCGCGACGCTCCACCCTCCAACTCGCGCAAAGTGCGTCTTTCCCGGCGGCCTCGTCTTCACCGACGATGAGCAACTCGACGAGTTTCGCCACACGAACTGCACGAGCATCGAGGGAGATCTGACGATTCGTGGTCCGAAGGTGACCCGAATCACCCCGCTACTCGAGCTCACCGACTTGCGTGGTACGTTGCGCATCGTCGACACCGAAAAGCTCGAGAACACCGACGGGCTCCAGAACCTCGAGCGAATCGATGGATCTCTCATCGTCGAGCGCAACCAGAGGCTGGTGGAACTGTCGTGGCTCGACCAACTTGAGGAACTGCAGGGTAACCTCGTCATCCAGTCCAACCCCGCCCTCGAGTCCTTGCCCAAGCTGAAGACCTACGAAGCCCCCATCGGTGGTGATCTTCGAATCACGGACAACCCGAGCCTCGCGTCGCTCACCGGGCTCGAGGCCATCTGGAGAGTCGAGGGCGACGTGGTCCTGCGTGGTCTTCCGGTCCCGAGCGTCGAGCCCATCATCCCGCTGATTCAAATCGACGGGAGCGTCACCCTGTCTGACCTGCCCAACGTGCGGGGCATCGATCTCACTTTCGGTACCATCGGAGGAGACCTCGTGTTGTCAGGTGAGATGGGATTTCTACCCGACTGCGTCATCGAGCACTGGCGCAAGGCGAACGCCCAGACGATTGTGAAGGGAACGGTCTTTGTGGATGCCCGCAACTCGACCTTCGTCATCGACGATAGCGCCGACATGCAGCATATCCGCGACTTCAGCTGTGAACGAACGCGCGGCTCCATTTACGTGGTCGGCGTCGACACCACCGACCTCAGCACGCTCGGCTCGCTGCGCCAAATCGAGGGCGATCTCGTCATTCGCAGCAACACCCACTTGGAGAGCCTCGCCGGGCTCGAGAACCTCGAGGCCGTCGGTGGAGATCTGCACATCACGCACAACCCAAACCTGTTTTCGGCCCGCCAGTTGAACAAGCTGACGCGGGTGGAGGGTGAGCTTCGCTTCGAGAAGCTACCCAAGCTCGCCGCGATCACCGGCCACGCACAACTCGAGACGGTGGGCCGAGGCTTGGTCATCGCCGAAAACGATAGCCTGACGCACCTCCAAGCCTTCCGCAGCCTCGAAACTGTGCGTGGCGACTTGCGTATCGACTCGAACTGGCGCCTGGAATCGATCGCACAACTCGACCCGAAGACGATCACCGGCGATCTGCGCATCTCACACAACCCAGTGCTCGGCAGCTTGGGCTCGCTCGGTCGCCAGACCAAGGTGCTCGGACGTGTCTCGATCTACCCTCACACGAACTTGCCCGAAGAGCAGACCCAGCGATTCGCCAAAGAGCGCTCGGAAGCCGAGTAA
- a CDS encoding sensor histidine kinase produces the protein MKLRPKLALTLVAVVVPVLVLFTLFRIHGERRDFQERIANRISARIEARPPKRCLRRPERFHHRMRRGFEVFAYGADYRSVHPEAPPLTDDVVEALEAGDDTVSDTMWRNPRHAGVTVVRSPWPDSDCALLAVYWPERAGAQPGRIAKNVATQAVVAFVVLLITALLAAGPMVRRIRRLTDAIEEAGGPDYRVDVETDSNDEIGELARAFNVAGERVRQTVDQLEARDRALTEYIANTTHDLAIPLTVLQHRLRKLQKQLADDTKSAELADASMEEAHYIASLISNMGAAARLDRTGEELTLHECDLAETVERVAARHEPLAEQKAIELNWAAPPDGLPIECDSTLVEQALSNFVQNALQYNTAGGHVSIVLDAVDDGFELRVLDDGPGVPDELLDKLTERSFRMDDSRTRQPGGQGFGLSIARRVCDLHGWRLELRNREEGGMEVVVKG, from the coding sequence GTGAAGCTACGCCCGAAGCTCGCGTTGACGTTGGTCGCCGTCGTCGTGCCCGTGCTGGTGCTCTTTACCCTCTTTCGCATCCACGGCGAGCGCCGCGACTTTCAAGAGCGCATCGCCAATCGCATCTCGGCGCGTATCGAGGCGCGCCCGCCCAAGCGCTGCCTGCGTCGGCCCGAGCGCTTCCACCATCGCATGCGTCGCGGGTTCGAGGTCTTTGCCTACGGCGCCGACTATCGCTCCGTGCATCCCGAGGCGCCGCCGCTTACGGACGACGTCGTCGAGGCGCTCGAGGCGGGCGACGACACGGTCAGTGACACCATGTGGCGCAACCCGCGACACGCCGGCGTGACGGTGGTGCGCAGCCCGTGGCCCGACTCCGACTGCGCCTTGCTGGCGGTCTACTGGCCGGAGCGGGCCGGTGCCCAACCGGGGCGCATTGCCAAAAACGTGGCCACCCAGGCCGTGGTCGCCTTCGTGGTGCTCCTGATCACCGCGCTTCTGGCCGCGGGCCCGATGGTGCGGCGCATCCGACGGCTGACCGACGCCATCGAGGAGGCCGGCGGGCCCGACTATCGGGTCGACGTGGAGACGGATTCGAATGACGAGATCGGCGAACTCGCCCGCGCCTTCAACGTCGCCGGCGAGCGCGTCCGCCAGACGGTCGACCAACTCGAGGCGCGCGATCGGGCGCTGACCGAGTATATCGCCAACACCACCCACGACCTGGCGATCCCGCTGACGGTGCTGCAACACCGGCTGCGAAAGCTCCAAAAGCAACTCGCCGACGACACTAAATCAGCCGAGCTCGCCGACGCGAGCATGGAAGAGGCGCACTATATCGCCTCGCTGATCTCGAATATGGGCGCGGCCGCGCGCCTCGACCGCACCGGTGAGGAGTTGACTCTGCACGAGTGCGACCTGGCCGAGACCGTCGAGCGTGTCGCCGCGCGCCACGAGCCCCTGGCCGAGCAAAAAGCGATCGAGCTCAACTGGGCCGCGCCGCCCGACGGCTTGCCCATCGAGTGTGACTCGACCCTCGTCGAGCAGGCGCTGAGTAATTTTGTGCAGAACGCCCTGCAGTACAACACCGCCGGCGGCCACGTCAGCATCGTGCTCGACGCTGTCGACGACGGCTTCGAGCTGCGTGTGCTCGACGACGGCCCCGGCGTGCCCGACGAACTCCTCGACAAGCTCACCGAACGCTCCTTCCGCATGGACGACTCACGCACCCGCCAGCCCGGCGGGCAGGGGTTTGGGTTGTCGATCGCGCGCAGGGTTTGTGACCTGCACGGGTGGCGCTTGGAGCTTCGGAATCGCGAGGAGGGGGGGATGGAAGTGGTCGTAAAAGGCTAA